A window of the Longimicrobium sp. genome harbors these coding sequences:
- a CDS encoding vWA domain-containing protein yields MNRAFGPLTLLALLAALSSPASAQPELVRCAEGRSVPCFRMRVEITEGQAPGTGDSARWSGAAGAVPFREVDVRTVADAARPLVLLVLFDVSGSMAGEGMQQTRSALRTFLRGLGGSEVAVAPFGSRDVTAGIRGARFGPPAEADAGMDRLPAPAGNTGLYSAVATGAEVLAARLRTPPAGAQGVLLVLTDGRNDVGHPGDEPGLLAGPEGRERAVDAVRRAGVPVWMVGIGNGVDAGELAALAGPMGTPHTVAFDPVRLGRTLGELRGSLASARQVTAVLPADARARLARGEVAVRVEHAVGGMPHTARWRPPLMALPAFAGVASPSRPLATLTAMRDESPAGGTLPVFATLATLLAVLWWIVPPLIWPVPRAAIATPQRRSEAEGDGIRPGVREAPPRRPNDVTAALARRIVVRSG; encoded by the coding sequence ATGAACCGCGCGTTCGGCCCCCTCACGCTCCTCGCGCTCCTCGCGGCCCTGTCGAGCCCCGCATCGGCGCAGCCGGAGCTGGTTCGCTGCGCCGAGGGGCGCTCGGTCCCCTGCTTTCGGATGCGCGTGGAGATCACGGAGGGGCAGGCGCCGGGAACGGGTGATTCGGCGCGGTGGAGCGGCGCGGCGGGCGCGGTCCCGTTCCGCGAGGTAGACGTCCGCACGGTGGCCGATGCCGCGCGCCCCCTCGTGCTCCTGGTGCTTTTTGACGTCAGCGGGAGCATGGCCGGCGAGGGGATGCAGCAGACGCGCTCGGCCCTCCGCACCTTCCTGCGAGGATTGGGCGGCAGCGAGGTGGCGGTGGCGCCGTTCGGCAGCCGCGACGTGACGGCCGGCATCCGCGGGGCGCGCTTCGGCCCCCCAGCCGAGGCCGACGCAGGCATGGACCGCCTTCCGGCGCCCGCGGGGAACACCGGCCTCTACAGCGCCGTTGCGACAGGCGCGGAAGTGCTGGCGGCGCGGCTTCGAACCCCGCCTGCGGGAGCGCAGGGAGTCCTGCTGGTGCTCACAGACGGCCGCAACGACGTTGGCCACCCGGGCGACGAGCCGGGGCTGCTGGCGGGACCGGAGGGGCGCGAGCGGGCGGTGGATGCGGTGCGCCGCGCCGGAGTTCCCGTGTGGATGGTAGGGATCGGCAACGGCGTGGACGCGGGGGAGCTCGCCGCGCTCGCCGGGCCGATGGGAACGCCGCACACCGTCGCCTTCGATCCCGTCCGCCTGGGTCGCACGCTGGGCGAGCTGCGCGGCTCCCTCGCCTCCGCCCGGCAGGTGACGGCGGTGCTCCCGGCCGATGCGCGAGCCCGACTCGCCCGCGGCGAAGTAGCGGTGCGAGTGGAGCACGCCGTCGGTGGCATGCCGCACACCGCCCGCTGGAGACCGCCGCTGATGGCGCTCCCCGCCTTCGCCGGAGTAGCGAGCCCGTCCCGCCCGCTCGCCACGCTGACAGCGATGCGGGACGAGTCGCCGGCCGGCGGCACACTGCCGGTGTTCGCGACGCTGGCGACGCTTCTGGCGGTCCTCTGGTGGATCGTGCCGCCGCTGATCTGGCCCGTGCCCCGCGCGGCCATCGCGACGCCCCAGCGGCGGAGCGAAGCCGAGGGCGACGGCATCCGCCCGGGAGTGCGCGAGGCGCCGCCGCGCCGACCGAATGACGTAACCGCCGCGCTGGCCCGCCGCATCGTCGTGCGGAGCGGATGA